One stretch of Meriones unguiculatus strain TT.TT164.6M chromosome 7, Bangor_MerUng_6.1, whole genome shotgun sequence DNA includes these proteins:
- the Rpl10l gene encoding ribosomal protein uL16-like: MGRRPARCYRYCKNKPYPKSRFCRGVPDAKIRIFDLGRKKAKVDEFPLCGHMVSDEYEQLSSEALEAARICANKYMVKSCGKDGFHIRVRLHPFHVIRINKMLSCAGADRLQTGMRGAFGKPQGTVARVHIGQVIMSIRTKLQNKEHVIEALRRAKFKFPGRQKIHISKKWGFTKFNADEFEDKVAARRLIPDGCGVKYIPERGPLDKWRALHS; encoded by the coding sequence ATGGGCCGTCGCCCCGCTCGCTGTTACCGGTACTGTAAGAACAAGCCGTACCCCAAGTCTCGCTTCTGCCGGGGGGTCCCCGATGCGAAGATCCGCATCTTTGACCTGGGTCGGAAGAAGGCGAAGGTGGACGAGTTCCCGCTCTGTGGCCACATGGTGTCCGACGAGTACGAGCAGCTCTCCTCGGAAGCCCTGGAGGCCGCCCGCATCTGCGCCAACAAGTACATGGTGAAGAGCTGCGGCAAGGACGGCTTCCACATCCGAGTGCGGCTGCACCCCTTCCACGTCATCCGCATCAACAAGATGCTGTCCTGCGCGGGCGCCGACAGGCTCCAGACCGGCATGCGAGGGGCCTTTGGGAAGCCTCAAGGCACCGTGGCGAGGGTCCACATCGGCCAGGTCATCATGTCCATCCGCACCAAGCTGCAGAACAAGGAGCACGTGATCGAGGCCCTCCGCAGGGCCAAGTTCAAGTTCCCCGGCCGCCAGAAGATCCACATCTCCAAGAAGTGGGGCTTCACCAAGTTCAACGCAGATGAATTTGAAGACAAAGTGGCGGCCAGGCGTCTCATCCCAGACGGCTGCGGGGTCAAGTACATCCCCGAACGTGGCCCCCTGGACAAGTGGCGGGCCCTGCATTCCTGA